The Sulfitobacter noctilucicola DNA window TCGCGCTGAACTGCGCAGGTGATGCGCTGTCGAGTGTTTTGTCCAATGACAGACCGACACTGCGCGTGGCGGTGACTTCAGCGGTATCTTGCTCGGTGTCACTGTTGGGGCCGACCGTGATCGTCGCTTCTGCAGTATTCTCAACCGAGCCACTGTCGATGTCGCCCTGCAAAATCGCATAGCTGGCCGTACAGGTCACACTGTTGCCCGGCGCAATCGGACCGGTTGGACAGGTCACAGTTCCGGCCAGCGGGTCGGAAACCGCCGGGGCCGCAGGGAAAGTCACGTTGCCCGCGTTGCGCAGAACGATCCTGTAATTAAGGATATCGCCGACTGCGTCATATGTCGCCTCGACTGCAGTCTTGGTCAGCTCCAGATCAAGGTTCACTACAGGTCCCGGCAAGGAGACGCTGTCAGACTCCGTCAAGCGGCCATCGCGCGGGGTGTCCGCGCTGACGGTAACAGTGTTCTCAAGCTCGTTTGCGGGGTCGGCCGCAAAGTTGTTCACGTCAGTCTGCGTAACGCGGTAGCTGCCGGTACAGGTGAAATCATCATTCGGTTCGAGGTCTGGCACGTTGCAGGTCAGGCCGGGAATAAGCGTATCGCTCACTGTGAAATTGCTCAGCGTCACATCACCGTCGTTGCGGATCAGAAAGCTGTAAGGCACATCGGTGCCAGCTTCTCCGAACGCGGACAGCGTGCTGGTTTTTTCAACGAACAGAACAGGCGTTGCGTCCGGCCCTTCAATGGTCAGCGTATCCGTCAGCGTGCCCAGATTACCAAAGTCAGGAACACCGACCGCTTGTGCGACATTTGTCACCTCGCCTGCATCGTAGTCTTCCTGCGTGATCTGGTACGTCCCTGTACAGGTCGCGAAATCAGCGGTGCCGCCTTGCTCGGTATCCAGAATCTCGGTCTTGTCGCAGGACACGGTCGCAATCTTGTCATCTGTGACAGCCAGCTGGCGGATTGGCACGGAGCCGATGTTTGTGACGATATAGCTATAGGTCACCGTTTGCCCGACGGATGTGAAATCGCTCACATTTGCCGATTTTTCGATGGTATAGCCTGGCGCTACCGTGACGATGTTGTTGTTGCTTAGGTTGCTCCCGCGCCGGAAATCCCAATAGTTGTCGTTGGGGTCGGCATCAAAAACCTGCGAAACCGTGCTGCCCGTTGAAAGGATATTCGACAAAAGCGCCGGATTGGTTGAGCTGAACCAGCCGGTGTTGAAGGTATTGTTGCCGAAGCCCTGAACAAACCCGCTTGAGTTAACGCCACTGGTGTCGGTGATCTCTGTCTGGACGTCCGACCAGTTACCGACAGTAAAGCCGTTGATGCGTAGTGTGATGTCATCTTCATCGAAACCGTTTACTTGCGTATCGCCATCGTAAGCGGAAAAGCGGATGTAGATATTTGTGATCGCGCCGCCAAAGTAGGTCGAACAGGTTGAGAACCCGCAATCAAGGTCAATGGGGTTGTTGATCGTGAAGGGGTTGCCCTGAAATTCAGTGGGCGTCCCGTTATACTGAAACCCGCGAAATGCACCGGCAGGATTGGAAAACTGGTAATACGCGTTGCCGTTTGCCCCAACCAAGACAATCGCGACACCACCCGCCTGCGGATATTCGTCGGGCAGCCGAAGGCTGGTTCCTGGAACGTTGCGCGTGAAATCAGTCGCCTGAGAGGGGAGCGTCGAAAAGAGCATCAATACCATAGCCAATGCCATGGCAATGAAATGCCGGTTCAAAAAAATCCGCATCATCAGGCGCCTACCAGTACACGCCCAAAGGGCGAAAAATCACTATCTGCGGAAAGATGGCACCCGGTATTCTGGCACAGCCGCACCCTCCGCAGCTTTTACTCATTTTGTTAAAACAGCAATTTTTATTCAATGAAAAGTTGCACTCCAAATTCCCCCTCAATTTAAAGACCTGTTGCTGCAAGGAGGTCACAGGTCCGGGGCTGGTAAAGCGAACCGCCATTTCCCGCCAAAAGAACCTAGCTAAGTTAATGATAGTTAACAATATTTTAACAATTCGATCTGCTTGCCCTGTAGATTGTAGTCTCTAACAAAGGCTTCTTTGTGACCATTGGCATTCGAAGCTCCGGTGCATGGTGCTTTCGCAGGCCAGCCGCCCCCAATTCGGCATCTAGGGCAGAGAAACACCTGGTACACTACATCATGTGGCGCAGACAAAATCATCGAATCGTTGAAATGTCTTGCGCGATGCTGTTCTTTTGTCCTAAGAAACGGAAAACAAGGCGCTATCGAATAAGAGCGTTACTAAGAGAGAGCAGTCGTGACCAGCAATGTCACCATAAACGCCCGCATCCGTGCCAACGCAGAAACGCTGGCCGGTGCGCTGGAGCAGCACATGCATACGGTCTTTGCACCGGATGCACGCAAGGAGTTGCGTCTTTTCTCTGCCGGGGAGTCGGCGGAGCTTTTGGGTATCTCTACCAGCTTTCTGCGAAAATTGCATTTCGATGGCAAAATTCCCGATGTTCACATGACTCCGGGTGGACGTAGACACTACTCCGCAGAAGACCTCATGCAAATCCGGCGCACGCTGGAGGAAACAGCCAAGACAAAGGGCAGTTACTTGCGTGGACGTCGCCCCGGTGATGCTTTACAAGTTCTGTCATTTCTTAACTTCAAAGGCGGCTCCGGCAAAACGACCAGCGCGGTTCATGCCGCACAGCGGCTCGCCCTCAAAGGCTACAAAGTGCTGTGCATTGATGTGGACCCGCAGGCCTCCCTCACCACGCTGTTCGGATACCGACCGGAGTATGATTTCCTCGATTCAGGGACGATCTACGACGCGATCCGCTATGATGACCCCCTGCCCCTTTCGGAGGTTATCCAAAAGACGTTCTTTGCGGGTATCGACCTCGCCCCAGGTGGTCTGATGTTGCAGGAATTCGAACATGAGACGCCCCAAGCGCTCATGAATAACATGCAGCCTCCGTTCTTCTCCCGTCTGGCGACCGCCATCGGAGAAGTCGAAGCGGACTATGACGTCGTGATCTTTGATTGCCCCCCGCAGCTTGGCTATCTTACGATGTCCGCGCTCTGCGCCTCTACGGGCGTTTTGATCACTGTTGTCCCCAATATGCTTGATGTCGCTTCCATGTCGCAGTTCCTGCAAATGAGCGCAGATTTGCTGGATGTAGTCTCTAATGCAGGCGCATCGATGGATTTTGATTTCTTGCGGTTCCTTATCAACCGGTACGAACCCAACGACGGGCCACAACAGCAGGTCCTCGCATTTCTGCGTCAGCTTTTCTCGGATGAGGTGATGGTGGCACCGATGCTCAAGTCCACCGCGATCTCCGATGCGGGACTGACGCACCAGACGATTTACGAGGTCGACCGCGCACAATTCCACCGGAATACCTATGACCGTGCGGTCGATTCACTCAATCTTGTGAACGATGAGATTGAAACGCTTATCCAGAAAGCATGGGGGCGCTGATGGCACGTAAAGGCATTTTGCAAGGCACGACAAACACACCCCCTGCCCCATCGGAACGACCTAAACCCGCACCGCGCGGCGCTGTTGGTGCGCTGCAATCGTCGCTCAACAAGCTTCAGGAGAACGCGGTTCAGGAAATAGACGCAAATTTGATAGATGACGGCGGGTTCGCGGACCGTTTGGGTGTGGATGGGATTGCACAGAAACAGTTGCGCGACAGCCTCAAGACTTATGGCCAACAGGTGCCTGTCTTGCTCCGCCCACATGCGAAACAACAAGGCCGATTCGAGATCGTCTACGGGCGTCGCCGCCTTGCCGCGTTGAAAGAGCTGGGCCTGCCGGTCAAAGCGATGGTGCGCCAGCTGGACGATCACGCCTTGGTTATGGCGCAGGGTCAGGAAAACACCGCCCGACAGGATTTGTCCTTTATCGAGAAAGCCAGTTTTGCCGCGCAGCTGAAAGCTGCGGGATATGAACGGCAGACAATCGCGGACGCGCTGAGCATCGACTTACCCATGCTCAGCAGGATGTTGACGGTCGGCGAGTGTTTCGACCTCAAGTTCCTCAAGCTGATCGGCGCGGCACCCGGTGTCGGACGTGACCGTTGGCTCGCGTTAGTCAAGCTTTTCGATGATCCTGCCGCGCGGTCACGGGCCCATTCAGCACCACGCCTTCCCGACTTTGCAGGCAAGGGATCGGATGACAGGTTTGAGGCCGTCATGGCACGGGCAAAGGGCAAAGCGGCAAAAAAAACCGCAGGCAAGACGGAAGCAGCAGGGCCAAGGGCTTTGCGCAATGCATCCGGCCAACCGCTCGCAGACCTGCGCAGCACCGGCAAAGGTGTCGTGCTGACGGTACAGACAAAAAACGCAGACGGGTTTGACAGGTGGTTCGAAGAGAACGCCGAGACCCTTTTGCAAGAAATCCACGACCAATGGAAAAAAGAACGGTCGGAGGATGTGAGGAAGTAAAAAGCAGGAGGCACGACCCCAAGACGGCAAAAGAAAAGCCCCCCAGGACGGATCCCGGAAGGCCAATCTTAGACTTCGCACCTTTGAGATAGCCCCATTGATTCGCCTCTGTCAACTCTGCCCTTCGGGGCTGGGGCAGGAAGTTGTTGTCTATCGTGAAATTGACATGAAACACGCGTCCCAAGTATCGCTTGGGCGGCCGGAAGCGGCTTGCCGAGCGCACCCCAACCCCCAGACAGACAAATGGCACCTACTGGATCTCTTGACCTCAAGTGCTGTGGACTTTGATCTGTCTCACCGAACACTCAGTGTCCTTAAGGCGATGCTGACATTCCTGCCAACCCGTGACATTCCCAACGGGCCAGAGGCGGTTGTCTTTCCCTCAAACGCTACTTTGTCACGCAGATTGTCTGGCATGCCTGAAAGCACGCTACGCCGCCATCTGGCCAAGCTTGTTCGCAGTGGCATTGTCAGCCGGCACGACAGCCCGAACCGCAAACGTTATGCGAAACGCATGGGGCAGCACGTCGCGATTGCGTTCGGCTTTGATCTGACACCTTTGCGCAACCTTTACACGGAGCTGACGGGCAGGGCGCACCGCATTGCAGCACAGAACGAAGCCTTGGCAGTGTTGCGTCAAGAAGTGCTTGTTCTGCGGAATAGGGTCTTGGAAGTGAATGGCCCCGACCCGCTTATTGACGAAGCGGCAAAAGTTCTGCGCCGGAAAGCGGATAAAAATGATCTGATGGCCCTGCGGGAAAAGCTGAATCAGGTGGTGGATAACGTGGACGTTCCTGAAGTTGTAGCGCCGGAAATGAGCACCAGTTGCGCTCAAAATGAGCGGCACATACAGAATTCAATAAAACCTTTTTTTGATTCTGAAGTTAGGCAGCAAGGACTAGCGCGCAAATCGATCGAACCAGGCAGGGAAGAAATATCCTTGAAAGAGGTGACATCTACCTGTCAGTCGGCACAGCTTTACTTTCCGGAACCTGTAAAAGGGTGGCGGGATGTCATCGAGTTGAGTGAAAAGATCGGACCGATGCTTGGGATCGACAATCAGGTGCTTCATCAGGCGCGACAATGCATGGGAATGGAAAGGGCAGGGGTCGTGGTCTTGTGTATTCTGGAACGTGTCGGGAAAATCAGATCGCCGGGAGCTTACCTTCGGCAACTTTGTAAACTCGCCGAGCATGGTAAATTTTCCATAGCTCCCATGTTGAAAGCCGTGTCCAGAGAGGTAATTGTCAGCTGACAATTTTAATAGTTTAACAAAAACATGCAGTTAAATTGCTACACGCCTGACAATCATACTGGGAGAGACGACGGAGATGGCTCATCCGATCTTGTTTCCTTCGCTCCAGACACCACGCAACAGCGGAAGCTGTTCCATTTTGCGCACACGCAGTACATCCCCTCGCATTCCGGCTGTCAGCGCCCCGCGATCTGTCAGACGGGCGGCCTTGGCAGGGTTGCTGGTAACTGTGGCGACGGCGCGGGGCAGGTCATCCCAGATTTCAGCAAGGCGGAAGGCAGAGAGGAGCAGCGCGGACGGGATGTAATCGGAGGATATGATGTCCAGAAGGTCCAGCTTCGCAAGCTCCTCTGCTGCGACATTACCGGAGTGGGAGCCGCCGCGCATGAGGTTCGGTGCACCCATCATGACAGAGATGCCATTGGCCAGGCAGGCTTCGGCAGCTTCAAAGGTCGTGGGAAATTCGGCAAAGCCAACGCCGTTACGGGCAGAGGTCGCGACGTGTTCTGCCGTGGTATCATCATGGCTCGCGATGACCGACCCTAATCTGCGTGCTTCTTTAACAGCACCTACTTCGTGTTTTGCACCATAGCGTTCCTGCAGAGCATAGAGGTTCTCCACATGGCTTGCGAATTGCGCATCGTTCAAACCCCGCCGCTTTGACACGTAGGTCTTGAGCGCTTCCATATCGCGGAATTGTCGCTGACCTGGGGTATGGTCCATCAAACTGACGATGCCGACACGGTCCTCTGTGCCAAAGGCAGCCAGTTCATCCAGCAGCGTCTCCGAACAAATCTCGGCCCTGAGGTGCAGGAAATGGCTGATCTTGAAATATCCCGCCTCGCGGGCGGCAAGCAATTCGTTGGCCAGCGTGCGGGCATAGTCGGTGTAACGTCCTTTGCCGCTGTGGATCGAGCCGACACGCATGGCGTCGAAGACCGTCGTGATACCCGTCGATGCCAGCTCTGCGTCGTGGGCGATAAGGGCAGGGAGGTGTGGCCAGTCCACTTCGGGTCGCGGCTCAATATGCCGTTCGACGTTATCAGTGTGCAATTCGACAAGGCCGGGGAGTACCAGATCACGTGCGCAATCAATCGCGCCGGCTGACACATGGTCGCCTTCCTTGATTTCCGCAATAATGCCTTGTTCGGTGGTAATTGACCCGACGATCACACGGTCAGGCAGGACAAGTTCCGCATTGGCGAGCGTAAGATTGCCTGACATATGGCTGTCATGTGTCTGTGCCAAAGAAGGCGAGGGAAAAGAGGAATTCATGTCATACTCCCGATATGCGATCTACTATATGCCGCCCGCCGGTAACATGGCAGAGGCGGGTGCCGCTTGGTTGGGCTGGGATGCCGCACAGGGTCGCGAGGTGGCTCAGCCCGATGTTGAGGGCTTGCCTGATGTTACTGCGGCACCGCGC harbors:
- a CDS encoding alpha-D-ribose 1-methylphosphonate 5-triphosphate diphosphatase, coding for MNSSFPSPSLAQTHDSHMSGNLTLANAELVLPDRVIVGSITTEQGIIAEIKEGDHVSAGAIDCARDLVLPGLVELHTDNVERHIEPRPEVDWPHLPALIAHDAELASTGITTVFDAMRVGSIHSGKGRYTDYARTLANELLAAREAGYFKISHFLHLRAEICSETLLDELAAFGTEDRVGIVSLMDHTPGQRQFRDMEALKTYVSKRRGLNDAQFASHVENLYALQERYGAKHEVGAVKEARRLGSVIASHDDTTAEHVATSARNGVGFAEFPTTFEAAEACLANGISVMMGAPNLMRGGSHSGNVAAEELAKLDLLDIISSDYIPSALLLSAFRLAEIWDDLPRAVATVTSNPAKAARLTDRGALTAGMRGDVLRVRKMEQLPLLRGVWSEGNKIG
- the repC gene encoding plasmid replication protein RepC; this translates as MKHASQVSLGRPEAACRAHPNPQTDKWHLLDLLTSSAVDFDLSHRTLSVLKAMLTFLPTRDIPNGPEAVVFPSNATLSRRLSGMPESTLRRHLAKLVRSGIVSRHDSPNRKRYAKRMGQHVAIAFGFDLTPLRNLYTELTGRAHRIAAQNEALAVLRQEVLVLRNRVLEVNGPDPLIDEAAKVLRRKADKNDLMALREKLNQVVDNVDVPEVVAPEMSTSCAQNERHIQNSIKPFFDSEVRQQGLARKSIEPGREEISLKEVTSTCQSAQLYFPEPVKGWRDVIELSEKIGPMLGIDNQVLHQARQCMGMERAGVVVLCILERVGKIRSPGAYLRQLCKLAEHGKFSIAPMLKAVSREVIVS
- the repA gene encoding plasmid partitioning protein RepA — protein: MTSNVTINARIRANAETLAGALEQHMHTVFAPDARKELRLFSAGESAELLGISTSFLRKLHFDGKIPDVHMTPGGRRHYSAEDLMQIRRTLEETAKTKGSYLRGRRPGDALQVLSFLNFKGGSGKTTSAVHAAQRLALKGYKVLCIDVDPQASLTTLFGYRPEYDFLDSGTIYDAIRYDDPLPLSEVIQKTFFAGIDLAPGGLMLQEFEHETPQALMNNMQPPFFSRLATAIGEVEADYDVVIFDCPPQLGYLTMSALCASTGVLITVVPNMLDVASMSQFLQMSADLLDVVSNAGASMDFDFLRFLINRYEPNDGPQQQVLAFLRQLFSDEVMVAPMLKSTAISDAGLTHQTIYEVDRAQFHRNTYDRAVDSLNLVNDEIETLIQKAWGR
- the repB gene encoding plasmid partitioning protein RepB: MARKGILQGTTNTPPAPSERPKPAPRGAVGALQSSLNKLQENAVQEIDANLIDDGGFADRLGVDGIAQKQLRDSLKTYGQQVPVLLRPHAKQQGRFEIVYGRRRLAALKELGLPVKAMVRQLDDHALVMAQGQENTARQDLSFIEKASFAAQLKAAGYERQTIADALSIDLPMLSRMLTVGECFDLKFLKLIGAAPGVGRDRWLALVKLFDDPAARSRAHSAPRLPDFAGKGSDDRFEAVMARAKGKAAKKTAGKTEAAGPRALRNASGQPLADLRSTGKGVVLTVQTKNADGFDRWFEENAETLLQEIHDQWKKERSEDVRK